Genomic DNA from Canis lupus dingo isolate Sandy chromosome 4, ASM325472v2, whole genome shotgun sequence:
ttctttttcttttctggctcAGCCTGGGACACACGATCATATCAGAGGAGGTTCAGGTCTTGCATTTTAATGTCAGTGATGGAAAAACACAAGAATGATTCCTGGATCCACCAGCAGGAACTGGAAGATCCATCTGAGAAATACATGAACAGCACCGAGGACTACCTGGCCTTCCTCTATGGGCCTCCCCGCAGCCAGTTCTTCTTCCCAGTGACTGCAGTGTATGCACTAATTTTTGTGGTGGGGGTTATTGGCAATTTCCTGGTGTGCCTGGTGATTCTTTGGCACCAAACTATGAAGACACCCACCAACTACTACCTCTTCAGCTTGGCTGTCTCTGACCTCTTGGTCCTGCTCCTTGGGATGCCCCTGGAAGTCTATGAGATGTGGCGCAACTACCCCTTCCTATTTGGGCTCGTGGGCTGCTACTTCAAGACGGCCCTCTTCGAGACAGTGTGCTTTGCCTCCATCCTCAGTGTCACCACGGTCAGCGTGGAGCGCTACGTGGCTATCCTCCACCCATTCCGCGCCAAGCTGAAGAGCACCCGGAGGCGGGCTCTCAGGATCCTTGGCGTCGTCTGGggcttctctgttctcttctctctgcccaaCACCAGCATTCACGGCATCAAGGTCCACTACTTCCCCAATGGGTCCTTGGTCCCAGGCTCTGCCACCTGTGCGGTCATCAAACCCATATGGATCTACAATTTCATCATTCAGGtcacttctttcctcttctacatCCTCCCCATGACTGTCATCAGTGTCCTCTACTACCTCATGGGCCTCAAAGTGAGTATCCAAGCTCCCCCGCTTAGCACAGCATCCCTTCTTCTCTCACTGACTCAAACCTTAGAATTGGAGAAATTAAGAATTGAaaggaagaatagagaaaaatagaatgagCTTAGAGGGGAAACAAGTTAATGGGCTAGCCTCAAAATTAGGCAAATATTGACCACAACTACAAACCATTTCCTGTAAGTCACCTTCCATTATTCTTCCTCTATGCCTGTGGCCTTCACAACTTAAGGAGTTCCTACAAATGACCTAGAAATCTTACTATGATATCAATGTGcaggcccctccccgcccccagggggaaattctgattcagtaggtctgaggtggaACCTCATTTTAAATAGCACAAAGTGGCCACCCCTGGAGGCATTGTTCTGCATCCTATTTTCTCTTGCCTCCATCTACTGCCTGCATTGAAATTTTTCTCTAGATCAACTTGGTCAGAGCATAACATAAGCTATCTCTGCCTATCTTATACTCCAAGACAGACATACAGTTTTAAAGTCGGACTGCCCCTTATGGTTGCTTTGATCCTTTGGTTGAAATATCAGGCTGAAATGCCAAAATATGCTTGAGTGTGACCAACTTGGATTTCTCTTGATCAAGTGGAAATTGAGAGACAAGGAAGTGAACAGAGCATATAAGATAAAGTAGAAGAAAGGGGTAATAAATGATAGTTGAGATTTAGTTAAAAAACTATCACTTAGTTTGTAACATATCTAATAATTAGAAGTTCCTTTCCTGTACTAATGGTGGTAAacggattttttgttttttgtttttttaagatctaaatTAGCTGAGAGAAACTACTTTTGGTGAGGGTAGTAGTGAGCCTATATAATTCCTCTCCTGGTATATTCTACATCCCAATTCATAGGGATGAAATCTAACTGTGACATCTTTATGCCCATTTAAGGAGGCAGCTTGTGTAAGAAACAGTCTTGGGACCATTTAGACTCCCAGGTCTGAAGCTCacataaaatacacttttaagCAAGCCACATAATTCTCTCTTGGAGTTagttttcacatttataaaatgaaaaggtcaCATTTAGATCATATCTAGGGCTCCTAATAGCTCTAACAGTCTGTGATaacttaaaggagaaaaaaatctgtgagcAGGAGCAAAGtgaattataaatgaaaagaaaacaaagcaaacatgACATTCACATCATATACTTCAAGATGGCTCTGCCACCAGATATTCTGTGACAATTAACGTACTCCCATCTCAGGACATCTCTGAAAAAGGTGAGTGTCAGAAATGAGTGTCCCACAATGGTCCTTTTCCATATCTGCTTTGCCTAAGGTAAGTAGCACAGTCCAAGTAGTAAGAACAAATTCCAAAAACCACAGATATCTGGACATAGGAGTAAATTTAATCAGACAGAGAGGTGTGCCAGTCTCCTCTTAGAGGGGGATCCTCTAAGATGTCTCTCTACATCCAGAGACACAGGTCACCCCAGACTAGCTTGCAAAGTCTAGGATGTCCTGTGTGTATCACTGGAGGGAAAGGACTTCTACATAATTCCAAATATCATGAGGGCTATGAGAAATCTCCCCAAACTGACTAATACCTTTTGTCCAACACCAAACAATCTTTCATCTTGGGTTAATTTGAAAGAAGTATTTAACTTTGAATAGGAAACACACATCCTCTATCCCCAACCAATGACTTTGTTTCATTGTCATGAACCTATAGCTACCTTGTATCAGGAGCTAAGTGACAGCTCAGACAATGGTTTAGAAACTACCTAATTTGCTCTGTGTATAGTGCAACTTATTCCTATTCTCAGGAAGGATGAACTGTTACCCAGAGGACACCAAAGAAGGAACTATCTGCTTAGTAAATCATTGCTAGAGGAGTTTAAAGATCTGTAGACTAAGAGTCAGGAGAAATAGGCCCCAGTCTATGAGAttggcctcagggcctttgcacatgctattatAACTTTTGCTCAATCATTGCCTGAAATGTTGCTACTGTTGACCATCACATTCCCTTTTGCTTTTCTAACTCTAACTTATCCTTTAAATCCTACTTCACCCACACTTTCTCAGGGAAGCTCTCCCTGACTCTCTAGCTGCACCTGGTACTTGTGTATCTAGTCATGATTCCTGGTGATTTTCATTCATTGCATTTATGACAATTTACAATTCTATATTTGTGGGttcctcaatttatttctctCCAACTAGACTGtaagctgaatgaatgaatgaatgaatgaatgaagttaaattattttattcattgctgGACTTCAGCTTTCCTACCTTAGAAAGCAAGAGAATTGGAAACATTATTTCAAAGAGCTTTTTGATCTAAGAGACTGAAAAGAGATTAAGCAACTCTGATGACTATTAAGTTATTGACTCCCTTGGCAAATCTAAAGTTATGATTGCCTTTGGTACTCACTGCCTTCGGAAGGCAAAAAACCTAAGACTGATGAAATCCCAGGactaaggaagaaagaagggagccCATATGCATGCTTAAAGCTGAGCATTCAGGGCTGCTTCATCATTCCAGGACATAAGTATCCACTGAGCTGCTCTCCAAGGTTAGAATATGTTAGAGATGGAAAACAGACAACACCAGGGCAAGTTTCTTTCTATCTGAGAGGAAGTTCTTTTGGAGCTCTCAACTAGTACTTGTTGAGATTGCGTGCAGCATTAACACTTGAATTGAAGCAGATGGATTATGAATTGTAGCAGAATCCAGCCGTGCCAAACGGAGttgcactaattttttttttataattaaacagATTTTGTTCAGATTGTAGAAATATTTACACAAAAGCTAGGATTATATTTTGGTATTCTGAAGCTTAGTCTCCACAAATCATATAAATGAACATCTGCTGGAATGATTGTAATCATATAAACAACTGATCAGCATAATAAATCAACTTGAGTCACCTCCATTGACCTCCCCCTTACCTCTTATCTTATACAGCTAATGAGAGCAGGGTAGGAAGGCCCTGAGCTTCCTATGCAGTAATCACAATTTTTCACTCCTCTTTTTCTATCttgacctttaaaataaaagttcagagGTGGATAGAATACTTAATGGTTGAGTATCTACTTTGCTAAACAtctgaagggaaacaaaagtattCAAACAT
This window encodes:
- the NMUR2 gene encoding neuromedin-U receptor 2 isoform X1; the protein is MSVMEKHKNDSWIHQQELEDPSEKYMNSTEDYLAFLYGPPRSQFFFPVTAVYALIFVVGVIGNFLVCLVILWHQTMKTPTNYYLFSLAVSDLLVLLLGMPLEVYEMWRNYPFLFGLVGCYFKTALFETVCFASILSVTTVSVERYVAILHPFRAKLKSTRRRALRILGVVWGFSVLFSLPNTSIHGIKVHYFPNGSLVPGSATCAVIKPIWIYNFIIQVTSFLFYILPMTVISVLYYLMGLKLKKDQLLGADEVTANIQRPARKSITKMLFVLVLVFALCWAPFHIDRLFFSFVEEWTESLAAAFNLIHVVSGVFFYLSSAVNPIIYNLLSRRFRAAFRNVISPSCKQGHSQHHPQGPPAQRNIFLTECHLVELTEDAGPQFPCQLSISSSPLPTTLCSGEAP
- the NMUR2 gene encoding neuromedin-U receptor 2 isoform X2; translated protein: MSVMEKHKNDSWIHQQELEDPSEKYMNSTEDYLAFLYGPPRSQFFFPVTAVYALIFVVGVIGNFLVCLVILWHQTMKTPTNYYLFSLAVSDLLVLLLGMPLEVYEMWRNYPFLFGLVGCYFKTALFETVCFASILSVTTVSVERYVAILHPFRAKLKSTRRRALRILGVVWGFSVLFSLPNTSIHGIKVHYFPNGSLVPGSATCAVIKPIWIYNFIIQVTSFLFYILPMTVISVLYYLMGLKLKKDQLLGADEVTANIQRPARKSITKMLFVLVLVFALCWAPFHIDRLFFSFVEEWTESLAAAFNLIHVVSDSFLWRSQLPVSFEADLIPVKP